The genomic interval CGTCTGCTTGAGTTAGGGGTCCTCGTTCCGGTGAACACACCAACTGATTGGATTAGCAGCGTAGTTGTGACGTTGAAGCCCAATGGTCAGGCTAGGTTGTGCATAGATCCAAAACCCTTGAACAAGGCATTGAAAAGAAATGATTACCCCATGAAGAGCATTGATGACGCGTTAGAGTCGATGGTAGGCGCAAAGATTTTCTCGCATTTCGACATGCGCAATGGCTTCTGGCACGTTGTCCTGGACGACGAAAGCAGTCTCTTGACAACGTTTGAAACCCCTTTCGGAAAATTTCGCTGGACTAGAATGCCGTTCGGTGCGTCGGTATGTCCAGAGGAATTTCAGCGCCGTGTCGATGATGCGCTGAACGGACTGCCGGGCGTGTTCGCAGTCCATGATGATGTCATTGTGTGGGGGTcgggagacacagagaaagaagcAGCAAAAGACCATGACCAGAACGTTCGGTTGTTCTTGCAGAGATGTCGCGAGAAGAACATCAAACTGAACAAAGAGAAGGTCGAGTACAGGAAAACTGAGGTCTCGTATCTGGGTCACGTGATCTCAAAGGACGGGTTGAAGTGTGACATGAAGAAAGTCGATGCAATCAAGTCGTTTCCGCAGCCAGAAGACAAAGCGGCGGTTCAGAGACTTCTGGGGATGGTAGGGTATCTCCAGAAGTTTGCACCACGTCTGTCGGAGGTCGCAGCGCCTCTGCGTGAGCTGGTGAAAAAAGACGTGCATTTCCGCTGGGATGAGAACCTGCACGGGAAAGCGTTTGATGAGATCAAGCGCATGTTGACTGAACCACCGGTTTTGCGATTTTTTGACCCTGGTGCGAAAACTACTCTTCAGTGTGATGCGTCTGAGTTCGGTCTGGGGGCGTGTTTGTTGTCAGATGGACAACCGGTACAGTTCGCGTCGCGAGCGCTGACCCAAACTGAACGCAACTATGCGCAAATAGAGAAGGAAATGCTTGCGATTCTCTTCGGGCTGGAACGTTTCGAGCGCTATGTGTATGGTAGACATGTTGAGGTGGAGTCGGATCACAAGCCGTTGATTCCCATTCACAACAAAACCTTGTTGGCAGCGCCAAAACGTCTGCAACGCATGTTGCTGAGAACGCAAAAGTTTGACTACACTGTGGTGTACAAGAAAGGTACAGAGATGTATCTCGCTGACACGCTCAGCAGAGCTGTGGTCAGGTCACACAAAGCAGGGAAAATGAAGAGCGAACAGATTTTCCAGACAGAAATAGAGCAGGAAATCGAGAGCATTGACATGGCCGCGCATGTGTCCGTGTCTGAAGGGCGACTCGAAGAGTTGAAAGAGGCAACAAAACGTGATAAAGATTTGTGTCGGCTGATGCAAATAACACAAGAAGGTTGGCCTGAGTCGAGACAAAGCTTACCGCTAGGTCTTCAACCTTACTTTCCATTCAGAGAGGAAGTATCGACTCAGAACGGTCTTTGTTTCAAGGCAGAAAGGATCATTGTACCAACAGAAATGAGGGAGAAAGTCCTACACTTGCTCCATCAGGCTCATACTGGGATTCAGGGTTGCATGAGAAGGGCAAGAGAACTGGTCTATTGGCCAGGAATGAACGCAGACATAGAAAAGTTGGTGAGCAAATGTGCAACTTGTCAGACACACCAAAGCAACCAACAGAAAGAGCCCATGATTTCCCACCCAATACCTGAAAGGCCCTGGGAAACGCTAGGGTGTGATCTCTTTGACTTTCAAGAGAAGTCGTACCTGGTAGTGGTAGACTACTACTCTGATTTCTTTGAAGTCGATCGCCTTGAGAACAAAACAGCAGAAGAAGTCATCTACAAGACAAAAGCCCATTTAGCCAGACATGGAATCCCTGATAAGATCATCTCTGATAACGGTCCGCCGTATAGCTCAGACAAATACAGAGATTTCGCTGAGGCTTGGGAATTCGAACACATAACCAGTTCGCCATATTATCCGCAATCCAACGGAAAGGCAGAAAATGCGGTCAAACAAGCAAAAACTCTGATCATGAAAGCTGTAGAAAGCAAAACAGATCCGTACTTGGCTCTACTAGAGTTAAGGAACATACCATCGGAGGTGATGAAAACCTCTCCAGTGCAAAGACTGTTCAGCAGAAGAACCAAAACCAGAATTCCTACAGCCAAAACTCTGCTAAAACCGCAGACGTGCACAAACGTGACTGGCAATCtgatcaaaagaaaagaaaaacagacaaagtGCTATAACAAAGGTACAGCAGAACTAGAAACCCTACAGCCAGGTCAAACCGTGAGGGTGAAGTTGGGCAAAACTTGGACAAAAGCAAAAGTAGAGCAACAGGTAGATGTCAGGTCTTACAAACTGCACACAGAAAATGGTAAAGCATACAGACGCAACAGGCGTCAAATCAGAACAACTGGAGAAACACTGACCAACACTGGTCCAAGGGAGACAATCACTCGAAAAACAGACCTTGATAGGCAGAGACAGCTAAATGACCAAGCAGTGAAAAACTACAGAGCAGTAGCTGATAGTCAGACTCAGGTGACCAAAGTCAGTACTCCTGTGAGTGCGACAAACACACCTGAAACTAAAACACCTGTGAAGATTCAGCcaaatgaaaagaaaactgAACGCATCAAAGTCAAGTTCATGAAGTCACAAACCGCAGGTAAAACAGACACAGGTCAAAGTCAAACCACTTCTCGTGGACGTCAGGTTAAACCACCAGCTTACCTGAATGACTATGTCAAAACCTAAAGACTGAAGACTGTAGGAGACAGTTCagtatttgttgtttgtgtgttttgtttgaagaGAAAAGATAGACAGTGAAGAAAGTAAACATTTGGTGGTATTGTTTATGTCCCGCGTTGTGAGTGAATGTGATAAATTTAATTCAAGGCGTTGAATTATTGTCCAGTAAAGTTTCATTGtccagagagagaatgtgttgTTATTATTGGAGTTGTGAAATGATGCTCTAGTCAAGATGTCCAGTCAGTGTGAATGTGAGAAATTAATCTAGGCGTAAAAATAATCTCAGCCTATTGGACTATGGTGAGAATGAGAATTTTATGTGCAGAGAATTCATTTTCCCGTGAAGTTTGGACAGTAAAAGTCTTTGGACTTGTTTATGTAAAGAAAAGGGGATGTGTCGATATTGCTATCATGTGATCGTCACATGATACATATTAATAGACTGTGAACTACGTCACtattatgtgtgtgaatgtacgcGCGAGACATGCGCAGTGTTGTACGATGTTACCGCCAAGATGGCCTAGAAGCCAAACAATAAAGTGAAGCCATTATCTCTTCAACTGTTACTGCAGTGTCCGTTTCTGTACAtggaacccggagcgaatgcgTCCATAAACATtcaactaacacaaacacaaaacgatacAGTCACAAGCTTTAAAGTTCACAACAAAAATGCTAGTGAGCAGAATCTCACTTTAAAAGTATCCTGAAAATGTCACAAATATATAATTTAAAATTGAGTACAGTAGACACCAAAATCAGTGTTTAGGGAACTTACTTTTAATCGAAACAAGATTCACATGCTGAATGGCCATCAACCATAGTTTACAGTCGCCATCTTGTTTCCAACAGTCCCATCATGCAGTTTTCTAGTAGAATAACCtcccttgtttttttttctcggataaaatttcatctcaaaACTATACATCTTCTGTTGAAAACAGGTCTTTTCTTTTATCAAAATAAACACATTTCACAAAAATGTTTATACGGCTAAATATTTAACAAGCAAATGTTATGGCTTATTCTAAGATTCGTGACTTTTAGGGCTCTAGCAGAACATCTCAAGAACGATCACTCTCAACCTGTAACGCACTTCCTGTCCGGATGTTTTGTTTCCACAACCTAAGTTTGTTTGTGCGACTGGGAACACAATCGCATCATCCGAAAGCCATTCTGTCCACTGTAATATATTATTCAGCTTTATTTCCTGCCTTGTGAAGCTTTTTTATGAATGATGGGAGCCTCAGGCAGTTCTGAACAGGGCAGAGATGAACAGCAAAATTCTGCGCAGTGCGGACCAGCTGATCCGAACTTTCGTTTTCTTATGGGAAAGGTGAAAAATCTTGGTCCCGCTGCACAACGAATTTTTGATCTCGGAAAACTTTACCTGACACCCGACGACGCGGAGAAAGTGCAGAAGGACAAAACTGATTTCGAGCACCTCTTTCCTGCAGCTGATGAATCACATTTAAGTGctgaaaaggaaaaagaagcGTTTCAGCTTTTCAGGCCTCTAAAGAAATCCACAGCCATACACCAAGGGCAAACGTATGTCCAGTGGAAAGTGGGGTACGAGTACCAGTCTGCATACCTTCTGTGTCTGCACAAGCGGAACATCATTTATATCCAGCCAATTGACGACTTTCCTGACTTCGTGAGAGATTTCCGATTCCAGAGAGGAATGATCCGCGTTGGTCTTTTTGAACTAATACAAGGCTTTGCACAAATCTACTTCAGCGGGCTGGATGTCATGGTTTTACCAGGAATCCAGTTGGAAAATCAAGGATGGGAAATAGCCTCCAGGTAAAGAgctagaaaaaaaaagaagagcagGAAGATTTGAGAAAGGATTTGGTTAGCAATTGGGGTTAATGAATGTGACAAGTACCGTATCAGACAATTCACAAGATTTGACTGAAATCTTCATTTATTGAAGATGGTAGGACATGTAATTATATATCTGAGAGCAGTTCTGATGAAACAAGTAATATTTTCGTCGCAGATGCCGATATGATTATCCAAACATTAATTCTCCGATCTTTCCCACACATTATTAAACATCACTTCAAtgttgccagccaaacaaaactttatgtgatgggactcgacatgatatgatcaggaatggcattatggccactggtTCATTTTCATGCTATTCCCATCCCACAAGGGACTTGAAAATCAATAGGCGGGTCCATGGTG from Littorina saxatilis isolate snail1 linkage group LG7, US_GU_Lsax_2.0, whole genome shotgun sequence carries:
- the LOC138971806 gene encoding archaemetzincin-2-like → MMGASGSSEQGRDEQQNSAQCGPADPNFRFLMGKVKNLGPAAQRIFDLGKLYLTPDDAEKVQKDKTDFEHLFPAADESHLSAEKEKEAFQLFRPLKKSTAIHQGQTYVQWKVGYEYQSAYLLCLHKRNIIYIQPIDDFPDFVRDFRFQRGMIRVGLFELIQGFAQIYFSGLDVMVLPGIQLENQGWEIASRYHQVTGKKQYLVNDFFPRLQQILPSNGVCILGFVWTDLFPENYNFVLGEASPKHKSGIFSFGRFPPSQFDADHTQDLTEITGDVVWKLLKVVSHEACHLFGLNHCEYFHCAMNESGSVGEAMSQPLFLCPVCLRKLHQVCGFQVLERYQEMLSFLKDIQDQLPCESTASAIKWLEECLTFLQSK